The Deinococcus sp. KNUC1210 nucleotide sequence CCTGGGGCCGCAGATGCTGGGCGTGCTCGACCCGCAGGCGCAGCCCCTTCTGAGCGGCCAGTTCGCGCAGATCGTCGTAGGCGTCCAGCACCTCGGTATTGGCCCGGTCTCCGATGGCGTGTGTAACGGGGATCAGGCCCAGGGCCAGGGCTTCGCGCCCCAGTTCGCGAATCAGCTCGGGTGAATCGAGCGCGATGCCGGTGCCGCTGCCGTCGGCGAAACCGGGTGCGTGCAGCAGAGCGGTACGGCTGCCCAGTGCGCCGTCGGCAAAGAATTTGACGCCGCCGAACGCGAACAGGCCGCCGCTGCCCGGCCCCAGCCCCAGCGCTCGGGCCATCGGCAGCCGGTCATGGGGCAGGCAGGCCCAGATTCGCAGCGGCAATTCCCCGCGTGCAGCCAGGGTCGCCAGAGCATGCGGCGCTTCCGGCCCCTCGAAGGCCATGGTGTGTGCCCCCACGTAGCCACGCGCTGCCAGATCATCTGCGCCGCGCCGGGCGGCTGCCAGCGTTTCGGCTTCGCTGTGCGCGGGAATGTGGGAGGCCAGCAGGTCGGCGGCATTTTCCAGCAGGATGCCGGACGGCTGTCCATCCGGGCGGCGCACGATCTTTCCGCCCTCGGGGTCGGGGGTGGCGGCGTGGATGCCGGCCCGCTCCAGTGCGGCACTGTTGGCCCATCCCATGTGCAGGTCGCGGGAATACAGCAGCACCGGATGCAGCGGGCTCACGGCGTCGAGCAGCGCCGCGTCCGGAAAATCGTTCAGGCCCAGCTCACTCATCAGGAAGCCGCCGCCCCGCACCCATTCGCCCGCCGGGGTCGCCGCTGTCCGCTCGGCAAGCCGCCGCTGCACCTCGGCCACGCTCTCGCAGCTGTGCAGGTTCAGTTGCCCCAGCGAGAAGCCGTAGCCCACCAGATGAATGTGGGCGTCGGTCAGGCCCGGCGTCAGCAGGAAGTCGCGGTGATCGAGCAGGGCGGCACGTGGGGCCAGGGCCTGCAACTCTTCGCGGCTGCCCACTGCCAGTACCCGGCCTGCGCCCACCAGCACAGCCTCGGCGTGGGGTGCCTGCTCGTTCAGCGTCAGGGTACGGGCGAGGATCAGCGTCAGGTCAGCCGTGGGCGAAGAGTCGGACATGGCTTCAGGGTAACGGATGGACGCTTCCACTTCTGCCGACCCCTGGAGCCGAACGCTTCAGATTTCCGGAAACCGTTGGCAGACGCACACGCCCTAGACTGCCTGCATGATTCAAGCGCTGGTCTTCGATTTCGACGGCACCATTCTGGATACCGAGACGCCGGAATTCCGGCACTGGGAGGCGCTGTATGCCCAGCATGGGCGCACCCTGGCCCTCAGCGACTGGCAGCAGGGCGTGGGCACCTGGGACGCCTTCGACCCCTGGGCCGGGCTGCCCGAAGCGGTGCAGGCGCAGCGCGAGCACGTCCACACCGAGTTGCAGGCGCGGGTGCATGCCGATCTCAAGACGGCCGATCTGCGTCCGGGCGTGCGTGAAGTGCTGGAGCAGGCGCGGGCGGCAGGGCTGAGGCTGGCGCTGTGTACCAGCAGTTCTCATGCCTGGGTCGATCCCTGGCTGGAGCAGCACGGACTGGCCGGACTGTTCGAGGCCGAAGCCACCCGCGACGATGTGGCCCGCGTCAAACCCGACCCCGAGCTGTACGTGCTGGCGTGTGCGCGGCTGGGCCTGCCCCCTGCCTCCTGCCTCGCCATCGAGGATTCGTACAACGGGGCCAGTGCGGCAGCAGCGGCGGGAATGCAGGTGCTGGTCGTGCCCAATGACGTGACGGCGACCCAGCCGTTTTTGAAAGGCTGGGCGCGTCTGGAAGGCTTTTCCGGTGGGCTGGCGGCGGTGCTGCGAGCGGCAGCCGAGCAGATAGACGCCGGGCGCTGAGGGGCGAACGAGCCAGCGAGAGAGCAGGAGCGGGCCAAGAATTTACGGACTGGAAGCTTTACAGGCTATACCGCCGCTGATATTCCTCAAAGGCTTCGCGTTCGATCACGGCGACGTAGGGCGTCAATTCACGGTAGATTCGGTCGGCCCGTTCCTGCGAGAGGCTCAGTGTGCCCGGCAAGTCATGGTGACTCAGAACGGCTATGCGGTCGCTGGTCGGTGGGTGCGACGCGTCCAGCCTCAGGCGTTCCTGGGTCATCGAGGTTCGCTGCTGTTCCAGTTGTTGCGGGCCGAGCCGATCCCAGCTGTGGCGCAGTTCCAGGAAGGCATGAGGACGTTCGGGCATGGAACGCTGTTTCTGGAGGGCAACTTCAAGGAGGTTGCCGAAATGAAGTTTGTCCAGTGTGCGGAGAGCCGGTTCGCTGCCTGCGATTTGGGCAGCGATCAGATCGGCGCGGAATTCGGCCCGCTGATTTTCTTCGCCCAGCAGACTTTGAAACAGCCAGCTCAGGCCCCAGAACGGAAGGAAAATCACCCACCGAACGATCTGAACCGGAAGCTGTGAACGTTGCAGGCGTGCCACCGGCAGAGGCGCAAGCACCATGTTCAGGGTACCCAGCATAGAAAGCGCGTTTCCGATCCACTGGCCCCTGGCGGGGTCGCCACTGACCTCGTGTGCAATCTCATGGGCCAGCACGCTCAGAAATTCCTGTGCCCTGAGGCCATAGATCAGCGGCAGGCCCAGGGTCAGCGAGAACTGCGGCGGGAGTCCTTCCCGGGTCACGAACGCGTTGACATCTGCATGAATGCGTATGATCCGGGGCACAGGTGCATGCAGAAGGTGGGCAACTTCCGCAACCAGTGCGTGCAGTTCGGGGGCCTGCTCAGCCCTGATCGGGCGCTCTTCTCTCGCCTGAAACCGTGGGCGGGCGAGCCAGCAGAACAGCAGGCAGAGCACCGCCAGCGCTGCCCAGTTCATGCGAAGGACTGAATTGGTGCTGCCGGGTCTGAAGGCCGACCAGCAGGCCCACAGGCCCAGCAGCAGCAGGAGTGCGTAGCAGACGAGCACCAGAATCGCCAGAATCAGGGCGACCAGGGAACGCCAACTGCGTCCACTGGGCAGGGTCTGGCCTCTGGGAATGTTGATGAACACGTCGCGCAGCCGGGCTGCCTCGGTATTCGACCAGCGCTGGAGAACTGAAATTTTTTCAGGCTGACTGTTTCCGGTCATAGCGTCAGTGTAGGTTTAGGATTCTGACACCAAGGCTTCATTTGAGGTCAGCGTGTGCTTTACAAGCTAAAGTACCCCTATGGAATACCGGAATCTGGGCAAAAGTGGGCTGAAGGTTTCAGAAGTGGCGCTGGGTGGCTGGGAAACGTACGGCATCAACGTCAACGAGGCGCAGCAGGTGAAGGACATCGTGCTGAAGGCCTATGAAGAGGGCGTCAACTACTTCGATCAGGCCGACATCTATGCACGCGGCAAATCCGAAGACCTGATGGGCGCGGTGCTGGCCGAGTTACCGCGTGCCGATCTGGTGCTCGCTTCCAAGGTGTACTGGCCCATGAGCGACAACGTGAACGACCGGGGCCTGTCGCGCAAGCACGTGCTGGAGAGCATTCGCGGCACCCTGAAGCGCATGCGGACCGACTATCTCGACATCTATTTCGCCCACCGCTACGATCCCCAGGTACCGATGGAAGAGATCGTGATGGCATTCGATCAGGTGATCCGCAACGGGCAGGCGCTGTACTGGGGCACCTCGATGTGGCCCGCCGCCCGGATCGCCCAGGCTGTCGAGTTCGCCAAAGCGCATGGCCTGCATGCTCCCGTCACCGAGCAGCCGGAATACAGCATGCTGCGCCGCGAACGGGTCGAGAAGGAAATTCTGCCCTACACCGCCGATGCGGGCGTGGGTCTGGTGGTCTGGAGTCCGCTGGCGATGGGCCTGCTGACCGGCAAGTACGACAACGGCCACCCCGCCGGAGCGCGGCTGACCGAGAAAGAGAACTGGGGCAAAAACTTTCTGACCGATGAAAACGTGCAGAAGGTGCGCGATCTGAAGCCCATCGCCGACGACCTGGGCCTGACCCGCGCCCAGCTCGCCCTGGCCTGGATTCTGCGTCAGCCGGGTGTCAGCAGCGTGATCACCGGGGCCACCAAAACCTCGCAGATCGAGGACACGGTGAAAGCAGCAGGCGTCAATCTGAGCGATGAGGTCATCGGGCGGATCGAGGCTGTGCTGTCGCCAAGCTGAGGCGGCGCGGCCCGGTGACGGTGCCGGGCAGACCTTCAAGCCTGCCTGAACTTTTTCAGGTCGGCTGTCCCTGGCAACCGCCGAGCGTGCTGTGATACAACTGCTGCAATGGAAAGCGTCGTTGCCCTCTTTCGTGAGCCTGCCCAGGTCAAAGTCGCCATCGAAGCCCTGCTCAACCAGGGATATCAGCGCAACAATCTGGGTTTCACCATGCTGGACGTGGTGCAGGAATCTGAACTCGCCTCGCAGACTGGCGTCAGCCCCGAAGACGGTGCCCCTGCGGGTGCCGGGGGCGTGCTTCGCGGCGCGTTCATCGGTATCCTGGGCGGCCTCGCCCTGACGGTGCCTGTCTGGTTGCTGCTGCTGATTATTCCGGCCACGCGGATCTATCAGGAAGGCGGGCTGCTGGGCATGCTGTTCGGCGTGCTGGGCGGTGCAGGCATGGGCGCGCTCTTCGGAGCGCTGGCAGGCAGCGACAGCGGCGACTACGTCAAGCTGATGCGTCAGTTCGGCATGCCTGCGCGGGTGGCCGAGGGGTATTACCAGAGCCTGAAAAATGGGCACATTCTGGTGTTTGCCCGTGGTCAGCAGGGCGTTCAGTCCGACGAGGCCGTGCGGATCTTCAAGCGCACCGGAGCCATCGACCTGGACGCGGCGATCGGCGGCGGCAACCTCAGCAGTCAGCGTTCTGTCCACTGATTTCACCTGTCATCACGACGCCACGGGCGGCCTTCACGGGTCGCCCGTCTGCATTGGCTCGGCAGCTCACAGGGTGGTCTGCGCCGATCCGCGTTCATCTTGCTACACTGACCCGGCATGAGTGCACCGCAGTGGGGCCGCGTGACCCTGAAACCGCTGGTTCAGCTCGACTCGACCGAGTGGCGTCGGCTGTACAGC carries:
- a CDS encoding amidohydrolase — protein: MSDSSPTADLTLILARTLTLNEQAPHAEAVLVGAGRVLAVGSREELQALAPRAALLDHRDFLLTPGLTDAHIHLVGYGFSLGQLNLHSCESVAEVQRRLAERTAATPAGEWVRGGGFLMSELGLNDFPDAALLDAVSPLHPVLLYSRDLHMGWANSAALERAGIHAATPDPEGGKIVRRPDGQPSGILLENAADLLASHIPAHSEAETLAAARRGADDLAARGYVGAHTMAFEGPEAPHALATLAARGELPLRIWACLPHDRLPMARALGLGPGSGGLFAFGGVKFFADGALGSRTALLHAPGFADGSGTGIALDSPELIRELGREALALGLIPVTHAIGDRANTEVLDAYDDLRELAAQKGLRLRVEHAQHLRPQDIARFRGLTVSAQPIHLQADGAMIRHLLPHLESGSYPFASLKRAGALLAFGSDAPVAPPDVQASFAAATTRMADDGSSLAPQEALSAAEVLHAFTRGPALAVGWKDEGIIAAGARAAFTLWDELGELPGAGL
- a CDS encoding HAD-IA family hydrolase translates to MIQALVFDFDGTILDTETPEFRHWEALYAQHGRTLALSDWQQGVGTWDAFDPWAGLPEAVQAQREHVHTELQARVHADLKTADLRPGVREVLEQARAAGLRLALCTSSSHAWVDPWLEQHGLAGLFEAEATRDDVARVKPDPELYVLACARLGLPPASCLAIEDSYNGASAAAAAGMQVLVVPNDVTATQPFLKGWARLEGFSGGLAAVLRAAAEQIDAGR
- a CDS encoding M48 family metallopeptidase, encoding MTGNSQPEKISVLQRWSNTEAARLRDVFINIPRGQTLPSGRSWRSLVALILAILVLVCYALLLLLGLWACWSAFRPGSTNSVLRMNWAALAVLCLLFCWLARPRFQAREERPIRAEQAPELHALVAEVAHLLHAPVPRIIRIHADVNAFVTREGLPPQFSLTLGLPLIYGLRAQEFLSVLAHEIAHEVSGDPARGQWIGNALSMLGTLNMVLAPLPVARLQRSQLPVQIVRWVIFLPFWGLSWLFQSLLGEENQRAEFRADLIAAQIAGSEPALRTLDKLHFGNLLEVALQKQRSMPERPHAFLELRHSWDRLGPQQLEQQRTSMTQERLRLDASHPPTSDRIAVLSHHDLPGTLSLSQERADRIYRELTPYVAVIEREAFEEYQRRYSL
- a CDS encoding aldo/keto reductase family protein — translated: MEYRNLGKSGLKVSEVALGGWETYGINVNEAQQVKDIVLKAYEEGVNYFDQADIYARGKSEDLMGAVLAELPRADLVLASKVYWPMSDNVNDRGLSRKHVLESIRGTLKRMRTDYLDIYFAHRYDPQVPMEEIVMAFDQVIRNGQALYWGTSMWPAARIAQAVEFAKAHGLHAPVTEQPEYSMLRRERVEKEILPYTADAGVGLVVWSPLAMGLLTGKYDNGHPAGARLTEKENWGKNFLTDENVQKVRDLKPIADDLGLTRAQLALAWILRQPGVSSVITGATKTSQIEDTVKAAGVNLSDEVIGRIEAVLSPS